One part of the Humulus lupulus chromosome 9, drHumLupu1.1, whole genome shotgun sequence genome encodes these proteins:
- the LOC133801648 gene encoding zingipain-2-like: MLKHLINIYNFIHYMMRFATVVFIILGVWANSQAILSRTLHENGLIDMHEQWMAQYGRTYADDIEKNIRFEIFKNNVNYVENFNKEANRTYIVGINKFADLTNEEFLSYFTGLKMAVVPSSSSSGEYNSFKYENLTVDDVPSSIDWRNKGAVTDVKNQRKCGSCWAFSSVAAVEGITQITTGYLVSLSEQQLVDCSSENNGCNGGFLEKAFEYIIKNQGLTTETSYPYEDRDDLACEVGTNAVEFATQITGYERVPLYSEEALLKAVAMQPVSVGIEATESLKLYSSGIFTGDDCSGNDVSHAVTFVGYGTTEDGNNYWLAKNSWGENWGENGYVRIMRDVESFEGVCGIATAAAYPIV, translated from the exons ATGTTAAAACACTTAATAAATATATACAATTTCATACACTATATGATGAGGTTTGCAACTGTAGTGTTCATAATATTGGGAGTTTGGGCTAATTCTCAAGCCATATTGTCTCGCACGTTGCATGAAAATGGCCTTATCGACATGCACGAACAATGGATGGCTCAGTACGGACGCACTTACGCCGACGACATCGAGAAGAACATTCGTTTCGAAATCTTCAAGAACAACGTGAACTACGTTGAGAATTTCAACAAAGAAGCCAATCGAACTTACATTGTGGGAATCAACAAATTTGCAGATTTGACTAACGAAGAATTCCTTAGTTACTTCACTGGTTTGAAGATGGCTGTGGTCCCTTCATCGAGTTCATCTGGAGAATACAACTCTTTTAAGTACGAAAACTTGACTGTTGATGATGTCCCGAGTAGCATCGATTGGAGAAACAAAGGTGCCGTGACTGATGTAAAGAATCAACGAAAATGTg GGAGTTGTTGGGCCTTTTCTTCAGTGGCAGCAGTGGAAGGGATTACACAAATCACAACTGGGTATTTGGTGTCACTATCCGAACAACAACTAGTTGATTGTTCAAGTGAGAATAATGGATGCAATGGTGGATTCTTGGAGAAAGCATTTGAGTATATAATAAAAAACCAAGGCTTAACAACTGAAACCAGTTACCCTTACGAGGATAGGGATGATTTGGCTTGTGAAGTTGGAACAAACGCAGTAGAATTTGCTACACAGATCACTGGCTACGAAAGAGTACCTTTATATAGTGAGGAGGCTTTGTTAAAGGCTGTTGCTATGCAACCTGTCTCGGTTGGGATTGAGGCAACAGAGAGTTTGAAATTGTATTCTTCTGGTATCTTCACAGGTGACGACTGTAGTGGCAATGATGTAAGTCATGCTGTTACGTTTGTTGGGTATGGGACCACAGAAGATGGAAACAATTATTGGTTGGCCAAGAATTCATGGGGAGAAAATTGGGGTGAAAATGGCTATGTGAGGATAATGAGAGATGTTGAATCCTTTGAAGGTGTTTGTGGTATTGCAACTGCAGCTGCCTATCCAATTGTCTAA